A genomic region of Acidobacteriota bacterium contains the following coding sequences:
- a CDS encoding septum formation initiator family protein → MRKQAAKNTKQTRKAPIWAAVVIVLGMTLMLGLTINYRAYTTMSGEIRENDQLSTQIQSLTDENLQLQDEIHNLKTDPKVIEREAKRLGMALAPKKSFRAGELNEAEKFVHRHTSSQ, encoded by the coding sequence ATGCGAAAGCAGGCAGCGAAAAATACAAAGCAAACGCGTAAAGCGCCGATCTGGGCGGCGGTTGTGATCGTGCTTGGGATGACGCTGATGCTTGGTTTGACAATAAATTATCGTGCGTACACGACGATGAGCGGGGAAATTCGCGAGAACGACCAGCTCTCGACACAGATCCAGAGCCTGACAGACGAAAATCTGCAGCTTCAGGACGAGATACACAATTTGAAGACCGATCCTAAGGTCATCGAACGCGAGGCTAAGCGGCTGGGCATGGCTCTCGCACCGAAAAAAAGTTTCCGTGCCGGGGAACTGAACGAAGCGGAGAAGTTTGTTCACCGACACACATCCAGCCAATAA
- a CDS encoding winged helix-turn-helix domain-containing protein, with translation MIPTERVLLEDGIPIQLPPKAFEILVVLVENAGELVDNKDMLEKVWPDSFVEESNIHVQMSSIRKVLGENGKRNYIETVPKTGYRFIAEVAVSTKVSVSPTVSNGESENGSEKSEIADTAIPYEVEPNGSRGKDSVLINRKPSRLRIAAVAILIGAALIGGYFLYRSIYTKDSKQPTLVRVPGTEQSSSTVISPMVNSLLTRLKGWKNGIDDDEYRQQQQCPASTFRERRLRWNEILSR, from the coding sequence ATGATCCCGACGGAACGAGTACTCTTGGAAGATGGAATTCCGATTCAACTTCCGCCCAAGGCATTTGAAATTTTGGTTGTACTGGTCGAAAACGCCGGTGAACTAGTCGACAACAAGGATATGTTGGAGAAGGTGTGGCCCGACAGCTTTGTTGAAGAATCGAATATCCATGTTCAAATGTCCTCGATCCGGAAAGTTCTAGGCGAGAATGGCAAACGCAATTACATTGAAACTGTTCCAAAGACCGGCTATCGATTCATTGCAGAAGTAGCCGTATCAACGAAAGTCTCTGTTTCACCCACCGTTTCAAACGGCGAATCTGAAAACGGATCTGAAAAGTCTGAAATAGCTGATACTGCGATACCTTACGAAGTTGAACCTAACGGTTCACGAGGGAAAGATTCGGTTTTGATCAATCGCAAACCGAGTCGTTTGCGAATTGCCGCTGTCGCAATCTTAATTGGAGCCGCGTTAATTGGCGGCTATTTTCTTTATCGATCGATTTACACGAAGGACTCTAAGCAACCGACGCTGGTGCGGGTACCCGGAACCGAACAAAGTTCTTCAACAGTGATCTCCCCAATGGTGAATTCTTTGCTCACGAGACTAAAAGGATGGAAAAACGGCATTGACGATGACGAATATCGGCAGCAACAGCAGTGTCCAGCTTCTACCTTTCGAGAACGTCGATTACGGTGGAATGAAATTCTCTCGAGATAG
- a CDS encoding PD40 domain-containing protein — translation MTNIGSNSSVQLLPFENVDYGGMKFSRDSSFLYFVKKVATVPALFKIPILGREPTMVLENVGYAFSFSPDGDRFCFVRKISESESAIVIVNADGSSERIVASRKAPGHFREGSISWSPAGNLIAIAAEDIKGKGEVTLIGVDVETGVEKPLSNKKWNLCNGLEWIGDGTGLVAGLTDADGSPLQIWFIPHPAGEPSKITNDLNNYGSISVTRNSDTIFAVQFSDESSLWVTPNGQPTLSQRITEGKHHLFKWVRWTTEGRLLFGSSLGGRRDVWAMNRDGSGLVQLTADASKNVMPVASGDGQYIVFGSTRGEDHAYHLWRANSNGREPQQLTFGIEELDPDITPDGRWVFYTSGKLNGPLEEKSIWKVSIDGGEPTRFIEKPARAPDVSPDGKFLLFWYKSDEKTPWSAAIFPLDGDQPAKTLSISPGAPIHWTTDGKGVSYLVTVAGVSNIWTLPIDGKPARQETNFTTDDIFDFDWSNDGVLVSSRISRPRDVVSIRNFR, via the coding sequence ATGACGAATATCGGCAGCAACAGCAGTGTCCAGCTTCTACCTTTCGAGAACGTCGATTACGGTGGAATGAAATTCTCTCGAGATAGTAGTTTTTTGTATTTCGTAAAGAAAGTTGCCACCGTACCCGCGTTGTTCAAGATCCCGATCCTAGGACGCGAACCAACAATGGTGCTTGAAAATGTCGGATATGCGTTCAGTTTTTCGCCAGACGGGGACAGATTCTGTTTCGTTCGAAAGATTTCTGAGAGCGAATCGGCGATTGTAATAGTGAATGCTGACGGCTCCAGCGAACGAATTGTCGCCTCGAGAAAGGCTCCAGGACATTTTCGCGAAGGCTCAATTTCTTGGTCGCCAGCCGGAAATTTGATAGCGATCGCGGCTGAAGATATCAAGGGCAAAGGCGAAGTAACATTGATCGGTGTTGACGTGGAAACAGGCGTTGAAAAGCCCCTTTCGAATAAAAAATGGAACTTATGCAACGGTCTCGAATGGATTGGTGACGGCACCGGACTCGTCGCCGGCCTAACCGACGCCGACGGCTCCCCTCTGCAAATTTGGTTTATCCCGCATCCCGCAGGCGAACCGAGCAAAATCACCAACGACCTTAACAATTATGGGTCGATAAGTGTCACACGTAATAGTGACACAATATTTGCCGTTCAGTTTAGTGACGAATCGAGCCTTTGGGTAACCCCAAACGGCCAGCCAACTCTATCTCAACGGATCACCGAAGGAAAGCATCATCTGTTCAAATGGGTACGTTGGACAACCGAAGGACGGTTGCTTTTTGGATCGAGTCTTGGCGGCCGTCGGGATGTTTGGGCCATGAATCGGGACGGTTCAGGCTTGGTGCAATTGACAGCGGATGCATCCAAAAATGTAATGCCGGTGGCTAGTGGGGACGGGCAGTACATTGTGTTCGGATCGACTCGGGGCGAAGATCACGCATATCACCTATGGCGAGCCAATTCCAATGGTCGGGAACCCCAACAACTGACCTTTGGTATCGAGGAATTAGATCCGGATATTACGCCCGATGGGCGGTGGGTCTTCTATACAAGCGGTAAATTGAATGGCCCGCTTGAGGAAAAGTCGATCTGGAAAGTGTCAATAGACGGCGGTGAACCAACAAGGTTCATCGAGAAACCTGCTCGAGCCCCGGACGTTTCACCTGACGGAAAATTTCTGCTTTTTTGGTATAAGTCCGATGAAAAGACGCCGTGGAGTGCCGCGATCTTTCCACTAGATGGAGATCAACCGGCCAAGACTCTGAGCATTTCTCCGGGTGCACCCATACACTGGACAACAGACGGTAAAGGCGTCTCTTATCTCGTTACGGTCGCCGGCGTCTCGAACATTTGGACACTTCCGATCGACGGCAAGCCTGCTCGACAAGAAACCAATTTTACGACTGACGATATATTCGATTTTGATTGGTCGAACGACGGCGTGCTTGTCAGTTCACGGATTTCCCGGCCCAGGGACGTAGTGTCTATCCGCAATTTCAGATAA
- a CDS encoding ATP-grasp domain-containing protein encodes MKNHIVAIASEFKGNEFLDEAQNAGWSVTLVTRKKLLDSPWTWTAIDEVKTVEDDAGVLDYVRTVTNIAGSRVIDRVVGLDEFDVLTAAMTREHLAMPGLSRSQALRFRDKLTMRNTAFKAGIPCPEFIGAFNAEKINEFLTDVPAPWIVKPRHEVSAFGIRKCETVEEVWNVLTDLDNRNNWRDHPSQFLVERFIEGRVFHIDSVVEGGKVVACGVSQYGTTPFKVSHYGGVFTSSIVPYNSKLRKQLETLNRALLMAFNYERGVTHAEFLQSDATGEFYLLEVACRVGGAYIANVLEHACNFNLWREWAKLETATDEQPYKVPKLRKDFAGITLALANVDEPDTSAYNDEEIVYKVNKPKHVGLIFRSPKQKRIDELLEVYTTRITDDFLAVAPVKERYDD; translated from the coding sequence ATGAAGAATCACATAGTCGCGATAGCAAGCGAGTTCAAGGGGAACGAATTTCTCGACGAGGCACAAAATGCGGGTTGGAGCGTGACGTTGGTAACGCGCAAAAAGCTGCTCGATTCGCCCTGGACATGGACCGCGATCGATGAGGTCAAGACCGTCGAGGATGACGCCGGGGTTCTCGATTATGTCCGAACAGTAACGAATATCGCCGGATCAAGAGTTATCGACCGAGTAGTCGGTTTGGACGAATTCGACGTTCTGACGGCCGCGATGACTCGCGAACATCTTGCAATGCCGGGACTAAGCCGTTCGCAGGCACTTCGATTTCGTGACAAACTTACAATGCGCAATACCGCATTTAAGGCCGGGATACCGTGCCCTGAGTTTATCGGAGCATTCAACGCGGAAAAGATCAACGAATTCCTCACAGACGTTCCCGCCCCATGGATAGTAAAGCCGAGGCACGAAGTTTCGGCATTCGGCATCCGCAAATGCGAGACTGTTGAGGAGGTTTGGAACGTACTTACCGACCTCGACAACCGTAATAATTGGCGAGATCATCCGTCACAGTTCCTTGTGGAACGATTCATCGAAGGACGTGTTTTTCATATTGATTCGGTCGTTGAGGGCGGTAAAGTTGTTGCGTGCGGCGTCAGTCAGTACGGTACGACGCCTTTCAAAGTGTCGCACTACGGCGGCGTGTTTACGTCGTCGATCGTGCCTTATAATTCTAAGCTCAGAAAGCAGCTCGAAACGCTAAATCGAGCATTGCTGATGGCGTTCAATTATGAACGCGGCGTAACGCACGCCGAGTTTTTGCAGAGCGATGCGACCGGCGAGTTCTATTTACTGGAGGTCGCGTGCCGTGTCGGCGGTGCATACATCGCCAATGTCTTGGAACACGCGTGCAATTTTAACCTCTGGCGCGAATGGGCGAAACTCGAGACCGCGACCGACGAACAACCGTACAAGGTGCCGAAACTCCGTAAGGATTTCGCTGGTATTACTCTCGCCCTCGCGAATGTTGACGAACCCGATACATCCGCATACAACGACGAAGAGATCGTCTATAAGGTCAACAAACCAAAGCATGTCGGCCTCATTTTCCGCTCGCCCAAGCAAAAGCGTATCGACGAACTGCTGGAGGTTTACACGACACGGATCACCGATGATTTCCTCGCCGTTGCCCCTGTAAAAGAACGATACGATGATTGA
- a CDS encoding site-2 protease family protein yields MENFDLVNLLSNLIPYVVVLLLAISCHEAGHAWMSWKYGDDTAYMLGRVTINPVAHTDPIGTLLIPIASFVLTFTTGARVPLIGWGKPTPVNPRNWTKYKQANVMVSIAGIGANLILATAGFAIFKTLLETDTINAVNAREGMVKVAVIFLNYLIFLNVSLAVFNLLPFPPLDGSKVLQTFLPSSFQPIFDMLEQYGFLILMLLVYMGVIGLAMYPFYIFVDYLLYTRWF; encoded by the coding sequence ATGGAAAATTTTGATCTTGTAAATTTACTCAGCAATCTTATTCCATATGTCGTGGTCTTGCTGCTTGCAATTTCCTGCCACGAGGCGGGACATGCCTGGATGTCGTGGAAATATGGTGACGATACGGCGTATATGCTTGGCCGTGTCACTATAAATCCGGTCGCTCATACCGATCCGATCGGAACTCTGCTGATACCGATCGCCAGCTTTGTCCTGACCTTTACTACCGGAGCTCGGGTTCCGCTTATCGGCTGGGGGAAGCCAACGCCGGTCAATCCGCGTAATTGGACAAAGTATAAGCAGGCAAATGTAATGGTCTCGATCGCAGGGATCGGTGCAAATCTGATACTAGCTACGGCCGGCTTCGCAATATTCAAAACGCTTCTGGAAACAGACACGATCAATGCAGTCAATGCTCGCGAAGGCATGGTGAAAGTCGCGGTCATTTTCCTCAATTATCTTATCTTCTTGAACGTTTCGCTCGCAGTTTTCAATCTACTTCCGTTCCCCCCGTTGGACGGCAGCAAAGTGCTGCAGACATTTTTACCGTCGAGTTTTCAACCAATTTTCGACATGCTCGAACAATATGGTTTCCTTATACTGATGTTGCTGGTATATATGGGCGTGATCGGACTGGCAATGTATCCCTTTTATATTTTCGTTGACTATCTGCTTTATACGCGCTGGTTTTAG
- the trpS gene encoding tryptophan--tRNA ligase, whose protein sequence is MTKKRIFSGAQPTGQLHIGNYLGALKNWVALQDEYESFYCIVNLHAITLPQDPATLRKATLDLARIYLAAGVDPEKATIFIQSDVPEHAELTWVLSCIARMGELERMTQFKDKARIKTENIDRVIAEYNLTVAVDRHEKGSDLPAESAIKIAESIAQLKQTRSTAGVGLFTYPILMAADILLYQTDLVPVGQDQKQHLELSRDLAERFNRDFGGTFKVPEPFIPKAGASIKSIQDPSKKMSKSDENVNGSIFLLDDADTITKKIKRAVTDSGTEITFDETRPAIANLLTIYQLLTGKTSEECVAHFDGKGYGQFKGELAEATVEFLRPFQERVNHYSDEDFAVILKKGADKARSIAVATLADVYQKTGIR, encoded by the coding sequence ATGACAAAGAAACGCATTTTCAGCGGCGCTCAGCCGACCGGACAGCTTCATATTGGGAACTACCTCGGAGCGCTCAAGAACTGGGTAGCTCTGCAGGACGAGTACGAGTCGTTTTACTGTATCGTCAATCTACACGCGATCACACTGCCGCAAGATCCCGCAACGCTTCGCAAAGCAACGCTCGACTTGGCGCGCATCTACCTCGCCGCTGGTGTCGACCCTGAAAAAGCAACGATATTCATTCAGTCCGACGTCCCAGAACACGCCGAATTAACATGGGTTCTCTCTTGCATCGCCCGTATGGGCGAGCTTGAGCGGATGACGCAGTTCAAAGATAAGGCTCGAATCAAAACTGAAAATATCGATCGTGTAATTGCTGAATATAATTTGACGGTAGCAGTAGATCGGCACGAGAAAGGCTCCGACCTTCCCGCGGAGTCGGCAATTAAGATCGCGGAAAGTATCGCACAACTAAAACAGACCAGAAGCACTGCTGGCGTCGGCCTCTTCACCTATCCGATCCTGATGGCTGCAGATATTCTGCTCTATCAAACCGATCTCGTCCCCGTCGGGCAAGATCAGAAGCAGCATCTCGAACTCAGCCGCGACCTCGCTGAGCGCTTTAACCGCGACTTTGGCGGAACATTCAAGGTACCCGAGCCTTTTATTCCGAAGGCAGGCGCGAGTATCAAATCGATCCAAGATCCGTCGAAAAAGATGTCCAAATCGGACGAGAACGTCAATGGGTCGATCTTTCTGCTCGACGACGCAGACACGATCACCAAAAAGATCAAACGCGCCGTTACCGACAGCGGCACCGAGATCACCTTTGACGAAACCCGACCGGCGATCGCGAATCTCCTCACGATATATCAGCTCCTGACCGGCAAAACGTCCGAAGAATGTGTCGCACACTTCGACGGCAAGGGCTACGGCCAGTTCAAGGGCGAACTTGCCGAGGCAACGGTCGAATTTCTCCGCCCGTTCCAGGAACGCGTCAATCATTATTCCGACGAAGACTTCGCCGTGATCCTCAAAAAAGGTGCAGATAAGGCCCGCTCCATCGCCGTCGCGACGCTGGCTGATGTTTATCAAAAAACGGGCATTCGCTAG
- a CDS encoding aldehyde dehydrogenase, with product MDATQQSYDIPKFKEQYENYIGGKWVAPSSGEYFDNISPVDGKVFTKVARSNEADIELALDAAHAAAPAWGRTSVTERSKLLNKIADVMEANLDLLARAETWDNGKPIRETMAADLPLAIDHFRYFASVIRAEEGSASELDENTLSIIVKEPLGVVAQIIPWNFPLLMATWKIAPALAAGNCTVVKPAEQTPASIMVLMELIGDILPPGVLNIVNGFGVEAGKPLATSPRVAKVAFTGETTTGRLIMQYASQNLIPVTLELGGKSPNVFFKSVMDANDAFFDKCLEGAAMFALNQGEICTCPSRILVQESIADEFIAKVVERTKNIKMGHPLDPSTMIGAQASEDQYEKILNYISIGKEEGAEVLCGGEAHKGEGGAEGGFYIQPTLLKGHNKMRVFQEEIFGPVASVTTFKDEEDAIAIANDTLYGLGAGVWTRDAHELYRVPRAIQAGRVWVNNYHNYPAHAPFGGYKKSGFGRENHLMMLDHYRQTKNMLISYDKNAMGFF from the coding sequence ATGGACGCAACACAACAATCTTACGACATCCCAAAATTCAAAGAGCAGTACGAAAATTACATCGGCGGCAAATGGGTCGCTCCTTCTAGCGGTGAATACTTTGATAATATCTCGCCCGTCGACGGCAAGGTCTTTACAAAGGTCGCCCGCTCGAACGAGGCGGACATTGAGCTCGCCCTCGACGCCGCCCACGCTGCAGCTCCGGCATGGGGCAGAACTTCGGTAACCGAGCGGAGCAAACTTCTCAACAAGATCGCCGACGTGATGGAAGCTAATCTCGATCTGCTCGCTCGAGCCGAGACATGGGACAACGGCAAACCGATCCGCGAGACGATGGCCGCCGACCTGCCGTTGGCGATCGATCATTTTCGTTATTTCGCGAGCGTCATCCGCGCCGAAGAAGGTAGTGCGTCCGAGCTCGACGAGAACACCCTCTCGATCATAGTAAAAGAACCACTCGGCGTGGTCGCACAGATCATTCCTTGGAATTTCCCGCTGCTGATGGCGACCTGGAAGATCGCACCGGCCCTCGCCGCGGGCAACTGCACGGTCGTCAAGCCTGCCGAGCAGACACCTGCGTCGATCATGGTCCTGATGGAACTGATCGGCGACATTCTGCCTCCGGGCGTGCTCAATATCGTCAACGGATTTGGCGTCGAGGCGGGCAAACCGCTTGCGACCAGCCCGCGCGTCGCTAAGGTCGCATTTACCGGCGAAACGACGACCGGACGCCTGATCATGCAGTACGCATCGCAAAATTTGATTCCGGTAACGCTCGAACTCGGCGGCAAATCGCCCAACGTTTTCTTTAAGAGCGTGATGGACGCGAACGATGCATTCTTCGACAAATGTCTCGAAGGTGCCGCAATGTTCGCTCTGAATCAAGGAGAAATATGCACCTGCCCGTCGCGAATTCTCGTTCAGGAGTCGATCGCCGACGAATTTATTGCCAAGGTCGTCGAACGCACCAAGAACATCAAGATGGGCCATCCGCTCGATCCTTCGACAATGATCGGTGCCCAAGCGAGTGAGGACCAGTACGAAAAGATCCTCAATTACATCAGCATCGGCAAGGAAGAAGGTGCTGAGGTGCTCTGCGGCGGCGAGGCACACAAGGGCGAAGGCGGTGCCGAGGGCGGTTTTTACATCCAGCCGACGCTGCTCAAAGGCCACAACAAAATGCGTGTCTTTCAGGAAGAGATCTTCGGCCCGGTCGCGTCCGTCACGACGTTCAAGGACGAAGAAGATGCGATCGCGATCGCCAACGACACGCTCTACGGCCTCGGAGCCGGCGTTTGGACCCGCGATGCTCACGAGCTTTACCGCGTTCCGCGTGCTATCCAGGCCGGCCGTGTTTGGGTGAATAATTACCACAATTATCCGGCCCACGCCCCGTTCGGCGGTTACAAAAAATCAGGCTTTGGCCGCGAAAACCACCTGATGATGCTCGACCACTATCGCCAGACTAAGAATATGCTTATCTCTTATGATAAAAATGCGATGGGCTTCTTTTAA
- a CDS encoding DUF779 domain-containing protein has translation MIDLPRVTITPNAAKVVEQLRAKHGELMFHQSGGCCDGSSPMCYPKGEFIVGSSDVWMGEIADCDFFIAADQFEYWKHTELTIDVVPGRGASFSLEIPLGLRFVTKSRLFSDEEFDRLAATQSGSRF, from the coding sequence ATGATTGATCTTCCTCGCGTGACCATCACGCCTAACGCGGCGAAGGTCGTAGAGCAGCTCCGTGCCAAACACGGCGAGCTGATGTTTCATCAGAGCGGCGGTTGCTGCGACGGATCTTCGCCGATGTGTTATCCAAAAGGCGAGTTCATTGTCGGGTCGAGCGATGTTTGGATGGGCGAGATCGCCGATTGCGATTTCTTTATAGCCGCGGATCAGTTCGAGTATTGGAAGCATACGGAACTCACGATCGACGTCGTCCCCGGCCGCGGAGCGAGTTTCTCGCTGGAAATCCCACTCGGGCTTCGGTTCGTGACAAAATCGCGACTATTCTCCGACGAGGAATTTGACCGACTGGCCGCGACTCAGTCGGGCAGCAGATTTTAA
- a CDS encoding arsenate reductase — translation MATLFRENGIDFTSVNYFSEPLTAEILRELAKKLAIPPFGLLRTKEKQFKELAFTPESPENEVLAAIVANPGLLNRPIVVVGDHAVIARPIEKALELLGKK, via the coding sequence TTGGCGACGCTGTTTCGTGAAAACGGCATTGATTTTACATCGGTAAATTATTTCAGCGAGCCGTTGACCGCCGAGATATTAAGAGAACTCGCCAAGAAACTGGCGATTCCGCCTTTTGGATTGCTGCGAACGAAGGAAAAGCAGTTCAAGGAACTGGCTTTTACGCCCGAATCGCCGGAAAACGAGGTGCTCGCCGCCATTGTCGCAAATCCGGGACTGTTAAATCGTCCGATCGTCGTGGTTGGCGACCATGCAGTGATCGCCAGGCCGATAGAAAAGGCGTTGGAGCTGCTAGGCAAGAAATAG
- a CDS encoding DUF3060 domain-containing protein, with the protein MRLSLTLCYLMLVVMFAGCDLRSETAKREMEKFSGTPTPTLAPSTPELPVDPSEIITADISMQGEMITVNGHDLKKTAACTKFNRVMISGGRNVITIKGACQLITINGDGNRIISDAALQFVINGTNNTVNYSLYVNGKRPNIKENASGNTIEKIPAGATK; encoded by the coding sequence ATGAGACTGTCATTGACGTTATGTTATCTAATGCTCGTTGTGATGTTCGCGGGATGTGACCTGCGGAGCGAAACGGCCAAGCGGGAGATGGAGAAATTTAGCGGTACGCCGACGCCGACCCTTGCACCCTCAACGCCCGAACTTCCGGTCGATCCATCGGAGATAATAACGGCCGACATTTCTATGCAGGGAGAAATGATCACTGTGAACGGCCACGACCTGAAGAAAACTGCTGCCTGTACAAAATTCAACCGCGTCATGATCAGCGGAGGCCGAAACGTGATCACGATAAAAGGAGCGTGCCAACTAATAACAATAAATGGCGACGGTAACCGGATAATTAGCGACGCGGCTCTTCAATTCGTCATCAACGGTACAAATAATACTGTTAATTATTCGCTTTACGTCAACGGCAAACGGCCTAATATAAAGGAGAATGCGTCAGGAAATACTATCGAAAAGATCCCGGCCGGCGCAACAAAATGA
- a CDS encoding DUF2237 domain-containing protein: MSYTNGNGNGNGHNLKPKNVLGGELQSCCTDPMTGFYRDGYCRTGVDDTGRHTVCIVATDEFLAYSKAVGNDLSTPMPQYAFPGVKGGDKWCLCMLRWKQALEDGMAPQVVLESTHAAALTVVSLEDLKAHAAD, from the coding sequence ATGAGCTATACAAACGGAAACGGTAATGGTAACGGGCATAATCTGAAGCCCAAGAATGTTCTCGGCGGCGAACTGCAGTCGTGCTGCACCGATCCGATGACCGGATTTTATCGCGACGGCTATTGCCGCACGGGCGTTGACGACACGGGCCGCCATACGGTGTGCATAGTTGCGACCGATGAGTTTCTCGCATATTCAAAAGCCGTCGGCAATGACCTCTCGACTCCGATGCCGCAGTACGCTTTCCCGGGCGTCAAGGGTGGCGACAAGTGGTGCCTCTGTATGCTGCGTTGGAAACAAGCACTCGAAGACGGCATGGCACCGCAGGTCGTTCTCGAATCAACGCACGCCGCGGCGTTGACGGTCGTCTCACTCGAAGACTTAAAGGCCCACGCCGCCGACTAG
- a CDS encoding DinB family protein — MNTVEHLRELFRYNDWANRRIVVALKENESERATQILAHLVTTEQEYFERLYGKDSTGFDFFPDLTVAKCGELAKATAERYEKLLRGFDEEGLDIVARYRTSEGKLCENTYRELLSHVVIHSSIHRGNIMLKLRESGFVPPVIDYIIYLRETKYI, encoded by the coding sequence ATGAACACGGTCGAACATCTTCGCGAACTCTTCCGCTACAACGATTGGGCCAACCGGCGGATCGTGGTCGCTTTAAAGGAGAACGAATCCGAACGTGCGACGCAGATTCTCGCTCATCTCGTGACGACCGAGCAGGAATATTTTGAGCGTTTATACGGCAAAGACTCGACCGGTTTCGACTTTTTCCCCGACCTGACCGTGGCGAAATGCGGCGAACTCGCAAAGGCGACGGCCGAGCGTTATGAAAAGCTTTTACGCGGCTTTGACGAAGAAGGCCTCGACATCGTGGCACGCTATCGTACAAGCGAGGGCAAGCTTTGCGAGAACACCTATCGCGAACTTTTATCGCATGTCGTGATACATTCTTCGATACATCGCGGCAATATTATGTTGAAACTGCGCGAGTCGGGCTTTGTTCCGCCGGTGATCGATTACATAATCTATTTGAGAGAGACAAAGTACATTTGA
- a CDS encoding segregation/condensation protein A gives MSEEPEQYTFDFHRETATIVGGTSDDLKIKIGDFAGPLDLLLFLIRQERADIFDIPIARITEKYLEYIRLMKRLDISVAADFLVMAATLIEIKSKMLLPRDPFAGEEEEIEDPRRELVDRLLEYEKFKSAAGMLYERVTIEDAIFTRGPIESDDNNAEIDASVFDLLTVFQKIVARHTDEVKMEIAREEISLADMLKTLKNRIFELGEISMLKFFEEMHSKRELVTAFIAVLEIVRTEGVKLVQAVTFGDVILRKVS, from the coding sequence TTGAGCGAAGAACCTGAACAATATACATTCGATTTTCACCGCGAGACGGCAACGATCGTCGGCGGTACGTCGGATGACCTAAAGATCAAGATCGGTGATTTTGCCGGCCCGCTCGATCTATTACTTTTTCTGATCCGCCAGGAACGCGCGGATATATTTGATATCCCGATCGCCCGCATCACCGAGAAATATCTAGAGTATATTCGGCTGATGAAACGCCTCGACATCTCGGTCGCTGCAGATTTTCTCGTTATGGCGGCGACGCTGATCGAGATCAAATCGAAGATGCTGCTGCCGCGCGACCCTTTTGCCGGCGAAGAAGAAGAGATCGAAGACCCACGGCGCGAACTCGTCGACCGCCTGCTCGAATACGAGAAGTTCAAATCCGCCGCCGGCATGCTTTACGAGCGTGTAACTATCGAGGATGCCATCTTTACACGCGGCCCGATAGAATCGGACGACAACAACGCCGAGATCGACGCCAGCGTTTTCGATCTGCTTACCGTTTTCCAAAAGATCGTCGCCCGTCACACCGACGAAGTAAAAATGGAGATCGCCCGCGAAGAGATCTCGCTGGCCGACATGCTCAAGACGCTCAAAAATCGCATCTTCGAACTCGGCGAGATCAGTATGCTTAAATTCTTTGAAGAAATGCATTCCAAACGCGAACTCGTCACCGCCTTCATCGCGGTCCTTGAGATCGTCCGAACCGAAGGCGTCAAATTGGTCCAGGCAGTGACGTTCGGCGACGTGATACTAAGGAAAGTTTCTTAA
- the scpB gene encoding SMC-Scp complex subunit ScpB produces MTEDLQETEKVTRTPGELVALVEALIFVADEPLTIKLLAEVLDEDRDSIQAAVEELKSEYEARESGLQIRDIAGGWQIATRTDFHEEVRRFLKTRPSAKLSIPSLETLAVIAYKQPVTVPEILEIRGVQSASAIKTLLDKRLIVAKGRKETVGRPMMYGTSKDFLIQFGLNDLSELPSIEDFEDIAGTVV; encoded by the coding sequence ATGACTGAAGATTTGCAGGAAACCGAAAAAGTAACGCGTACGCCCGGTGAATTAGTCGCTCTGGTCGAGGCTCTGATCTTCGTCGCCGACGAACCGCTGACCATTAAGCTGCTCGCCGAGGTATTGGACGAAGACCGCGATAGCATCCAGGCGGCCGTCGAAGAGCTCAAGAGCGAATACGAAGCTCGCGAGAGCGGCCTGCAGATCCGCGACATCGCCGGCGGCTGGCAGATCGCAACGCGGACAGATTTTCACGAAGAGGTCCGCCGTTTCCTAAAAACTCGACCGTCAGCCAAGCTCTCGATCCCCTCACTCGAAACGCTCGCGGTCATCGCGTACAAACAGCCGGTCACCGTCCCCGAGATCCTTGAGATCCGCGGCGTCCAATCCGCCTCGGCGATAAAAACACTCCTCGACAAACGCCTAATCGTCGCCAAAGGCCGCAAGGAAACCGTCGGCCGCCCGATGATGTACGGCACGTCAAAAGACTTTCTGATACAGTTTGGCCTGAATGATCTCTCGGAGCTCCCATCGATAGAGGATTTCGAAGATATAGCCGGGACTGTCGTATGA